A genomic stretch from Tribolium castaneum strain GA2 chromosome 6, icTriCast1.1, whole genome shotgun sequence includes:
- the l(2)k05819 gene encoding transmembrane protein 94 isoform X3: MESGDESGLSTQEALQRLHAEIEAVLQQLKQSQKARKSRSWIKDTFHHSSQDTTINWVSASFQLWAVASMFLAFIIEQNFVLCVESITLLLFLLINVTLELYDNKLRHEEVPNRVQAVLDTIKRISEGRWEKENYPNLCSPFSPCITLQWTYRDNKLVNLPWALLVKDDLIVIRPGQVSPGYCEAVDKTSEFPLLHAKEVYAPSLQSANEIFSAPKIRKPLENKKYRLLETPYLNNLRIYLEQSLDRPCTLLNKQRHLVMIKIIERFVLPICFIVTFLVNLFRFLFPLGPSQPSVMFLIVPISTILPLLPLVFPMAWNLLNYFGLARFRCILDISKQIEAYKDNPLEEDTETSTIDHQELKCRRQELWKNFVSIVKGQPDLLVHSANILHVLGSVTALGCVDKKGILSWPNPTAEKIFFLHNNENASPSSSLGNVGDLAPDGDSAGGTPHHYFESPNTATGEVLDLTHNHSDPFKLHFDDQEWHQYLTSLKPLGLAILLNTCNVETQEHYAAFCSHITCEAIYNENLVPVSNRRCLCELAKEIGFVDQAQKIFALEQQLSTFRHLQPEMVRSDNKYARSLQLSTKLKFPFPHMFAVVVKELSSGSMQLLSEGTADIILDSCVDYWDGHDLCPLTPSDRKKIQDFYQRSSLTAYCTAFAYRPLNKCVSSKLGGVYLELPSDSRHLYMNYRSPTPVHWDCKSVLEPKIKTPLGQFFSTDSLLYNDCPSVDVSDAESCFQMQCNQVFIGMVTMQYQALTDMVQLIEQLERACIRFVHFSKENELRSRVFSEKMGLESGWNCHISLLSERNRRDSGQAETVSTNPRHERQRRLSQSARKLTPHNDERSCLLSDSNLESSRTMSFSAPSAINMEHSVVKFDTEQERLNKNSSDQSGVYSTKVSHDSVQIHNEINTSHDWQSLSCLTDSTEQSAPINFDMSNRAKLPRGIDKIRPHIELIDNVPLLVSLFTDCTPSATREMLNIMQDYGEIVCIMGSSANCENAGIFMQADASIAVDPLFPQMCQKVPVYKKPKMGVSPLDLSRDLNSIACSLCLKREDPISFYHLVMEARHFVTILWSSVQFWVSCCVILSVLQLVSVLVMLPPVLTTGQVLWLTCFVVPLLSVSLMGLPVDPEVMKKPQGKNQVGVNLYISMFILWCYGLKFFPTVVVVIVTFVGILAEHCVEICGVRNCTCQAFYLSTEFMWEEESWTIATARLIIVFIVLLHFVVISIGFVFRDYLIYKRPPIKNLYWIVTCFILCVISEWRFRVFIRF; this comes from the exons ATGGAGTCGGGCGACGAGTCAGGTCTGAGCACCCAGGAGGCCCTCCAGCGGCTCCACGCCGAGATCGAGGCGGTTCTGCAGCAGCTGAAGCAGTCCCAAAAGGCCAG AAAATCCCGCTCCTGGATCAAAGACACGTTCCACCACTCCAGCCAAGACACCACGATCAATTGGGTGTCTGCGAGTTTCCAGTTGTGGGCGGTGGCCAGCATGTTCCTTGCTTTTataattgaacaaaattttgtcttgTGTGTTGAGAGTATCACACTTTTGCTTTTTCTCCTAATTAACGTGACGTTGGAACTGTACGATAATAAATTGAGGCATGAGGAGGTGCCAAACCGGGTGCAGGCGGTTCTTGACACGATTAAGAGGATCTCGGAGGGGCGCTGGGAAAAGGAGAATTACCCTAACTTGTGTTCACCGTTTTCGCCGTGTATTACGCTGCAGTGGACCTACAGGGACAACAAACTAGTCAATCTACCGTGGGCCCTATTGGTCAAGGATGACCTAATTGTGATAAGGCCGGGACAAGTGAGCCCCGGCTATTGCGAAGCCGTTGATAAAACCTCCGAATTTCCGCTCCTCCACGCCAAAGAAGTATACGCACCGTCGCTACAAAGTGCCAACGAGATTTTCAGTGCCCCAAAAATACGGAAACcgctagaaaataaaaaataccgaCTGCTGGAAACCCCATACTTGAACAATTTGCGGATCTACTTGGAACAGTCACTAGACAGGCCTTGCACCCTCCTCAACAAACAGAGGCACTTAGTTATGATTAAAATAATCGAGCGTTTTGTCCTCcctatttgttttattgtcaCGTTCCTTGTGAATTTGTTCCGATTTTTGTTCCCGTTGGGCCCCAGCCAGCCCTCGGTGATGTTCCTAATCGTCCCCATTTCCACAATCCTACCTTTGCTTCCGTTAGTTTTCCCCATGGCCTGGAACCTGTTGAATTACTTCGGTCTGGCGCGATTTCGCTGCATTTTGGACATTTCCAAACAAATTGAAGCCTACAAAGACAACCCCCTCGAAGAGGACACCGAGACTTCGACCATCGACCACCAAGAGCTGAAATGTCGGCGGCAGGaactttggaaaaatttcgTTTCGATTGTTAAAGGCCAGCCAGATTTGTTGGTACATTCCGCCAATATTTTGCACGTCTTGGGCTCGGTCACT GCACTTGGGTGCGTCGATAAAAAAGGAATCCTCTCGTGGCCAAACCCCACGGctgaaaaaatctttttccTCCACAATAACGAAAACGCTTCGCCTTCCTCTAGTCTGGGCAACGTGGGGGACTTGGCCCCTGACGGGGACAGCGCCGGTGGCACCCCACACCACTACTTCGAAAGTCCAAACACCGCAACTGGGGAAGTTCTGGACTTGACGCACAATCACAGCGACCCTTTTAAACTCCATTTCGACGACCAGGAGTGGCACCAATACTTAACCTCCCTGAAGCCGCTAGGCCTTGCTATTTTGTTAAACACTTGCAACGTTGAAACCCAg GAGCATTATGCGGCATTTTGTAGCCACATTACGTGCGAGGCCATTTATAACGAAAATCTGGTTCCGGTGAGCAACCGACGGTGTCTGTGCGAGTTGGCCAAAGAAATTGGATTTGTGGACCAGGCCCAGAAAATTTTCGCGCTTGAACAACAACTCTCCACCTTTCGGCACTTG CAGCCGGAAATGGTCCGAAGTGATAATAAGTATGCGAGGTCGCTTCAACTTTCAACAAAACTCAAATTTCCGTTCCCGCACATGTTTGCTGTGGTGGTCAAAGAGTTGAGCAGTGGCTCCATGCAGTTGTTGTCTGAAGGAACGGCTGATATAATTTTGGATTCGTGCGTGGATTATTGGGACGGGCATGATCTGTGCCCTTTGACTCCTTCCGACCGGAAAAAAATCCAGGATTTTTACCAGAGGAGCAGCCTCACGGCGTATTGTACGGCGTTCGCTTACAGGCCCTTAAATAAATGTGTTAGTAGTAAATTAGGGGGAGTTTATTTGGAATTGCCGAGTGATAGTAGACACTTGTATATGAATTACCGGAGTCCGACGCCAGTCCATTGGGACTGCAAGAGCGTCCTTGAGCCGAAAATTAAGACTCCTTTGGGGCAATTTTTTAGCACTG ACTCGCTTTTGTACAATGATTGTCCGTCGGTTGATGTTTCCGATGCTGAGAGTTGCTTCCAAATGCAGTGTAATCAGGTCTTTATCGGAATGGTGACTATGCAGTACCAGGCATTGACCGATATG GTGCAGCTAATCGAACAGCTGGAACGTGCCTGCATCCGATTCGTCCATTTCAGCAAGGAAAACGAGCTGCGTTCGCGCGTTTTCAGCGAGAAAATGGGCCTGGAAAGCGGCTGGAATTGCCACATTTCCCTTTTGAGCGAACGCAACAG ACGTGATAGTGGACAAGCGGAAACCGTTAGTACCAATCCTCGGCACGAAAGACAGAGACGGTTATCGCAAAGTGCTCGCAAGCTAACGCCGCATAATGACGAAAGGTCTTGTTTGCTCTCTGATAG CAATTTGGAGTCGTCCCGAACGATGAGCTTCTCCGCCCCCAGTGCCATAAACATGGAGCATTCGGTTGTGAAGTTTGACACGGAACAGGAGCGCCTCAACAAAAATTCAAGCGATCAAAGCGGCGTTTACTCCACGAAAGTGAGCCACGACAGCGTCCAGATCCACAACGAGATCAACACGTCGCACGACTGGCAGTCTCTGAGTTGCCTCACGGACAGTACCGAGCAAAGCGCCCCAATTAACTTCGATATGAGCAATCGG GCGAAACTACCCCGTGGTATTGACAAAATCCGCCCCCATATCGAGCTAATCGACAACGTCCCCTTGCTAGTGTCCCTCTTTACCGACTGCACGCCCAGCGCGACCCGCGAAATGCTCAACATCATGCAAGACTACGGCGAAATCGTGTGCATAATGGGCTCCTCGGCCAACTGCGAGAACGCGGGGATTTTCATGCAGGCCGATGCGAGCATCGCAGTGGACCCCCTGTTCCCCCAAATGTGCCAGAAAGTCCCAGTTTACAAGAAGCCAAAAATGGGGGTTTCACCGCTCGATCTGTCGCGCGACTTGAACTCGATCGCTTGCTCCCTGTGCCTCAAACGCGAGGACCCGATCTCGTTCTATCACCTAGTCATGGAGGCGCGGCATTTCGTCACAATCCTCTGGAGTTCGGTCCAGTTTTGGGTGTCTTGTTGCGTTATCTTGAGTGTTCTGCAGCTGGTCTCGGTGCTGGTGATGTTGCCCCCCGTTTTGACAACGGGGCAAGTCTTGTGGTTGACGTGTTTTGTTGTTCCTCTGTTGAGTGTGTCGCTGATGGGGCTTCCGGTGGATCCGGAGGTCATGAAGAAGCCGCAAGGGAAGAACCAAGTCGGGGTCAATCTCTATATTTCGATGTTTATTCTGTGGTGTTACGGATTGAAGTTTTTTCCgactgttgttgttgttattgtgACGTTTGTAGGCATCTTGGCTGAGCATTGTGTTGAGATTTGTGGCGTGCGTAATTGCACCTGTCAGGCGTTTTATCTATCGACTGAGTTCATGTGGGAAGAAGAGTCCTGGACGATTGCAACCGCAAGACTTATTATTGTGTTCATTGTTTTACTGCATTTTG TTGTTATTTCGATAGGTTTTGTTTTTAgagattatttaatttataaaagacCGCCAATCAAAAACCTTTACTGGATAGTCACTTGTTTTATTCT TTGTGTCATTTCAGAGTGGCGCTTCAGAGTATTTATacgattttaa
- the l(2)k05819 gene encoding transmembrane protein 94 isoform X4: MESGDESGLSTQEALQRLHAEIEAVLQQLKQSQKARKSRSWIKDTFHHSSQDTTINWVSASFQLWAVASMFLAFIIEQNFVLCVESITLLLFLLINVTLELYDNKLRHEEVPNRVQAVLDTIKRISEGRWEKENYPNLCSPFSPCITLQWTYRDNKLVNLPWALLVKDDLIVIRPGQVSPGYCEAVDKTSEFPLLHAKEVYAPSLQSANEIFSAPKIRKPLENKKYRLLETPYLNNLRIYLEQSLDRPCTLLNKQRHLVMIKIIERFVLPICFIVTFLVNLFRFLFPLGPSQPSVMFLIVPISTILPLLPLVFPMAWNLLNYFGLARFRCILDISKQIEAYKDNPLEEDTETSTIDHQELKCRRQELWKNFVSIVKGQPDLLVHSANILHVLGSVTALGCVDKKGILSWPNPTAEKIFFLHNNENASPSSSLGNVGDLAPDGDSAGGTPHHYFESPNTATGEVLDLTHNHSDPFKLHFDDQEWHQYLTSLKPLGLAILLNTCNVETQEHYAAFCSHITCEAIYNENLVPVSNRRCLCELAKEIGFVDQAQKIFALEQQLSTFRHLQPEMVRSDNKYARSLQLSTKLKFPFPHMFAVVVKELSSGSMQLLSEGTADIILDSCVDYWDGHDLCPLTPSDRKKIQDFYQRSSLTAYCTAFAYRPLNKCVSSKLGGVYLELPSDSRHLYMNYRSPTPVHWDCKSVLEPKIKTPLGQFFSTDSLLYNDCPSVDVSDAESCFQMQCNQVFIGMVTMQYQALTDMVQLIEQLERACIRFVHFSKENELRSRVFSEKMGLESGWNCHISLLSERNRRDSGQAETVSTNPRHERQRRLSQSARKLTPHNDERSCLLSDSNLESSRTMSFSAPSAINMEHSVVKFDTEQERLNKNSSDQSGVYSTKVSHDSVQIHNEINTSHDWQSLSCLTDSTEQSAPINFDMSNRAKLPRGIDKIRPHIELIDNVPLLVSLFTDCTPSATREMLNIMQDYGEIVCIMGSSANCENAGIFMQADASIAVDPLFPQMCQKVPVYKKPKMGVSPLDLSRDLNSIACSLCLKREDPISFYHLVMEARHFVTILWSSVQFWVSCCVILSVLQLVSVLVMLPPVLTTGQVLWLTCFVVPLLSVSLMGLPVDPEVMKKPQGKNQVGVNLYISMFILWHLG; the protein is encoded by the exons ATGGAGTCGGGCGACGAGTCAGGTCTGAGCACCCAGGAGGCCCTCCAGCGGCTCCACGCCGAGATCGAGGCGGTTCTGCAGCAGCTGAAGCAGTCCCAAAAGGCCAG AAAATCCCGCTCCTGGATCAAAGACACGTTCCACCACTCCAGCCAAGACACCACGATCAATTGGGTGTCTGCGAGTTTCCAGTTGTGGGCGGTGGCCAGCATGTTCCTTGCTTTTataattgaacaaaattttgtcttgTGTGTTGAGAGTATCACACTTTTGCTTTTTCTCCTAATTAACGTGACGTTGGAACTGTACGATAATAAATTGAGGCATGAGGAGGTGCCAAACCGGGTGCAGGCGGTTCTTGACACGATTAAGAGGATCTCGGAGGGGCGCTGGGAAAAGGAGAATTACCCTAACTTGTGTTCACCGTTTTCGCCGTGTATTACGCTGCAGTGGACCTACAGGGACAACAAACTAGTCAATCTACCGTGGGCCCTATTGGTCAAGGATGACCTAATTGTGATAAGGCCGGGACAAGTGAGCCCCGGCTATTGCGAAGCCGTTGATAAAACCTCCGAATTTCCGCTCCTCCACGCCAAAGAAGTATACGCACCGTCGCTACAAAGTGCCAACGAGATTTTCAGTGCCCCAAAAATACGGAAACcgctagaaaataaaaaataccgaCTGCTGGAAACCCCATACTTGAACAATTTGCGGATCTACTTGGAACAGTCACTAGACAGGCCTTGCACCCTCCTCAACAAACAGAGGCACTTAGTTATGATTAAAATAATCGAGCGTTTTGTCCTCcctatttgttttattgtcaCGTTCCTTGTGAATTTGTTCCGATTTTTGTTCCCGTTGGGCCCCAGCCAGCCCTCGGTGATGTTCCTAATCGTCCCCATTTCCACAATCCTACCTTTGCTTCCGTTAGTTTTCCCCATGGCCTGGAACCTGTTGAATTACTTCGGTCTGGCGCGATTTCGCTGCATTTTGGACATTTCCAAACAAATTGAAGCCTACAAAGACAACCCCCTCGAAGAGGACACCGAGACTTCGACCATCGACCACCAAGAGCTGAAATGTCGGCGGCAGGaactttggaaaaatttcgTTTCGATTGTTAAAGGCCAGCCAGATTTGTTGGTACATTCCGCCAATATTTTGCACGTCTTGGGCTCGGTCACT GCACTTGGGTGCGTCGATAAAAAAGGAATCCTCTCGTGGCCAAACCCCACGGctgaaaaaatctttttccTCCACAATAACGAAAACGCTTCGCCTTCCTCTAGTCTGGGCAACGTGGGGGACTTGGCCCCTGACGGGGACAGCGCCGGTGGCACCCCACACCACTACTTCGAAAGTCCAAACACCGCAACTGGGGAAGTTCTGGACTTGACGCACAATCACAGCGACCCTTTTAAACTCCATTTCGACGACCAGGAGTGGCACCAATACTTAACCTCCCTGAAGCCGCTAGGCCTTGCTATTTTGTTAAACACTTGCAACGTTGAAACCCAg GAGCATTATGCGGCATTTTGTAGCCACATTACGTGCGAGGCCATTTATAACGAAAATCTGGTTCCGGTGAGCAACCGACGGTGTCTGTGCGAGTTGGCCAAAGAAATTGGATTTGTGGACCAGGCCCAGAAAATTTTCGCGCTTGAACAACAACTCTCCACCTTTCGGCACTTG CAGCCGGAAATGGTCCGAAGTGATAATAAGTATGCGAGGTCGCTTCAACTTTCAACAAAACTCAAATTTCCGTTCCCGCACATGTTTGCTGTGGTGGTCAAAGAGTTGAGCAGTGGCTCCATGCAGTTGTTGTCTGAAGGAACGGCTGATATAATTTTGGATTCGTGCGTGGATTATTGGGACGGGCATGATCTGTGCCCTTTGACTCCTTCCGACCGGAAAAAAATCCAGGATTTTTACCAGAGGAGCAGCCTCACGGCGTATTGTACGGCGTTCGCTTACAGGCCCTTAAATAAATGTGTTAGTAGTAAATTAGGGGGAGTTTATTTGGAATTGCCGAGTGATAGTAGACACTTGTATATGAATTACCGGAGTCCGACGCCAGTCCATTGGGACTGCAAGAGCGTCCTTGAGCCGAAAATTAAGACTCCTTTGGGGCAATTTTTTAGCACTG ACTCGCTTTTGTACAATGATTGTCCGTCGGTTGATGTTTCCGATGCTGAGAGTTGCTTCCAAATGCAGTGTAATCAGGTCTTTATCGGAATGGTGACTATGCAGTACCAGGCATTGACCGATATG GTGCAGCTAATCGAACAGCTGGAACGTGCCTGCATCCGATTCGTCCATTTCAGCAAGGAAAACGAGCTGCGTTCGCGCGTTTTCAGCGAGAAAATGGGCCTGGAAAGCGGCTGGAATTGCCACATTTCCCTTTTGAGCGAACGCAACAG ACGTGATAGTGGACAAGCGGAAACCGTTAGTACCAATCCTCGGCACGAAAGACAGAGACGGTTATCGCAAAGTGCTCGCAAGCTAACGCCGCATAATGACGAAAGGTCTTGTTTGCTCTCTGATAG CAATTTGGAGTCGTCCCGAACGATGAGCTTCTCCGCCCCCAGTGCCATAAACATGGAGCATTCGGTTGTGAAGTTTGACACGGAACAGGAGCGCCTCAACAAAAATTCAAGCGATCAAAGCGGCGTTTACTCCACGAAAGTGAGCCACGACAGCGTCCAGATCCACAACGAGATCAACACGTCGCACGACTGGCAGTCTCTGAGTTGCCTCACGGACAGTACCGAGCAAAGCGCCCCAATTAACTTCGATATGAGCAATCGG GCGAAACTACCCCGTGGTATTGACAAAATCCGCCCCCATATCGAGCTAATCGACAACGTCCCCTTGCTAGTGTCCCTCTTTACCGACTGCACGCCCAGCGCGACCCGCGAAATGCTCAACATCATGCAAGACTACGGCGAAATCGTGTGCATAATGGGCTCCTCGGCCAACTGCGAGAACGCGGGGATTTTCATGCAGGCCGATGCGAGCATCGCAGTGGACCCCCTGTTCCCCCAAATGTGCCAGAAAGTCCCAGTTTACAAGAAGCCAAAAATGGGGGTTTCACCGCTCGATCTGTCGCGCGACTTGAACTCGATCGCTTGCTCCCTGTGCCTCAAACGCGAGGACCCGATCTCGTTCTATCACCTAGTCATGGAGGCGCGGCATTTCGTCACAATCCTCTGGAGTTCGGTCCAGTTTTGGGTGTCTTGTTGCGTTATCTTGAGTGTTCTGCAGCTGGTCTCGGTGCTGGTGATGTTGCCCCCCGTTTTGACAACGGGGCAAGTCTTGTGGTTGACGTGTTTTGTTGTTCCTCTGTTGAGTGTGTCGCTGATGGGGCTTCCGGTGGATCCGGAGGTCATGAAGAAGCCGCAAGGGAAGAACCAAGTCGGGGTCAATCTCTATATTTCGATGTTTATTCTGTG GCATCTTGGCTGA